One genomic window of Halorhabdus sp. CBA1104 includes the following:
- a CDS encoding inositol monophosphatase family protein produces the protein MDAPSELTTAHESALKAGSIIDDRVGTDFRAAEATVAKESGNDLVTDVDRNCQAAIVETIRDRFPDDRIVGEEDDQPNATGDGREWIVDPIDGTANFATGFPYYCVSIALHVDGDPTVGVVHSPETALGETFYAVVGEGAYCSTTQDLAGEPIHVSDHDTLDGALVQARLSERSAARRARDLAVVVPLLERGVKLRRTASTALNLCQVATGNADGYVVGSSNVWDFAAGELLVDEAGGTVNRRETTPMDAQVIASNGHIQSALEGLVEHTTGRGR, from the coding sequence ATGGACGCCCCATCGGAGCTAACGACCGCCCACGAGAGTGCGCTCAAAGCGGGTTCGATCATCGACGATCGGGTCGGGACTGATTTTCGGGCGGCCGAGGCGACTGTTGCCAAAGAAAGCGGAAACGACCTCGTGACCGACGTCGATCGGAACTGCCAGGCCGCGATCGTCGAGACGATTCGCGATCGGTTTCCGGACGACCGAATCGTCGGTGAGGAGGACGACCAGCCCAATGCGACCGGCGACGGTCGCGAGTGGATCGTCGATCCGATCGACGGGACGGCCAACTTCGCGACTGGCTTTCCCTACTACTGTGTCTCGATCGCGTTGCACGTCGATGGCGATCCCACAGTCGGTGTCGTCCACTCACCTGAGACGGCACTCGGAGAAACGTTCTACGCCGTTGTGGGTGAGGGCGCGTACTGTAGCACCACCCAGGACCTTGCTGGGGAACCGATCCACGTCAGCGATCACGACACGCTCGATGGCGCACTCGTCCAGGCGCGGCTCAGCGAACGGAGTGCCGCCCGGCGAGCCCGGGATCTGGCGGTCGTCGTCCCACTGCTCGAACGCGGAGTGAAACTTCGACGCACGGCGAGTACAGCGTTGAACCTCTGTCAGGTTGCGACTGGCAACGCCGATGGCTACGTCGTGGGATCGAGTAACGTCTGGGACTTCGCCGCCGGGGAATTGCTCGTCGACGAAGCCGGCGGGACCGTCAACCGACGGGAGACGACACCGATGGACGCACAGGTGATTGCTTCCAACGGCCACATTCAGTCGGCACTCGAAGGATTGGTCGAACACACGACTGGTCGCGGGCGATAA
- a CDS encoding sodium-dependent transporter, with protein sequence MSTSGAERETWSTRIGFILAAVGSAVGLGNIWRFPFQVGQEGGAAFLVMYLAFVLLIGFPAMMVEFVVGRKTGLNTVGAIREFAGGAWKYLGGLFVFIGFVIMSYYSVVGGWVMRYILGSASGGYTGDVAEGAPSMAAQYFGEISVGWDALLFHGLFMLLVVGIVALGVQRGIELGVKIMVPAIIVIFAALAVYAFTLSGAAEAYSYYLSPDLGYLLANWQSIVPAAAGQAFFTLSLGMGVMITYASYLSEDENLGVDGASIVVFNTGISILTGLIVFPILFSADVSPADPGAGAIFVSVAKALGSIPLGTVVGVLFFGTVAMAALSSAISLIEVVVSYAIDEFGFDRFTATAIIGGLIFLLGAPVTIDTVMVDLYDILAAKILLLTGGILLVTLVVWVHADEALGELSKGIGRFGAIGSVWLWTVRVPVLIVLIVSLILGIQEYATFLTGDFAEFLGEF encoded by the coding sequence ATGAGTACGAGTGGTGCAGAACGTGAAACGTGGTCGACACGAATCGGATTCATCCTGGCGGCAGTGGGGAGTGCCGTCGGGCTTGGCAACATCTGGCGGTTCCCCTTCCAGGTCGGTCAGGAGGGTGGGGCGGCGTTCCTCGTCATGTACCTGGCGTTCGTCCTCTTGATCGGCTTCCCGGCGATGATGGTCGAGTTCGTCGTCGGCCGGAAGACGGGGCTGAACACGGTCGGTGCAATCCGCGAATTCGCCGGGGGTGCATGGAAGTATCTCGGCGGCCTGTTCGTCTTCATCGGATTCGTCATCATGTCCTATTACAGTGTCGTTGGTGGATGGGTCATGCGATACATCCTCGGGAGCGCGAGCGGGGGCTACACGGGTGACGTGGCAGAGGGCGCACCATCGATGGCAGCCCAATACTTCGGCGAAATCTCCGTTGGCTGGGACGCGTTGTTGTTCCACGGGCTGTTCATGCTACTGGTCGTCGGGATCGTCGCGCTGGGCGTCCAGCGAGGGATCGAACTGGGTGTGAAGATCATGGTGCCGGCCATCATCGTGATCTTCGCGGCGCTTGCCGTCTACGCGTTCACGCTGTCGGGTGCGGCCGAAGCCTACAGCTACTACCTGTCGCCGGATCTGGGATACTTGCTGGCTAACTGGCAGAGTATCGTGCCTGCGGCTGCTGGCCAGGCATTCTTCACACTCTCGCTTGGGATGGGCGTGATGATCACGTATGCGTCGTATCTGTCCGAAGACGAGAACCTCGGTGTCGACGGGGCGAGCATCGTCGTGTTCAATACGGGCATTTCGATCCTGACCGGCCTCATCGTCTTCCCGATCCTGTTCTCGGCAGACGTCAGCCCAGCTGATCCGGGGGCGGGGGCCATCTTCGTCAGCGTCGCCAAAGCCCTCGGGAGCATTCCCCTGGGAACAGTCGTCGGCGTGCTGTTTTTCGGCACCGTCGCGATGGCGGCCCTATCCTCGGCGATCAGCCTCATCGAGGTTGTCGTCTCCTATGCGATCGACGAATTCGGCTTCGATCGATTCACTGCAACGGCGATCATCGGCGGGTTGATATTCCTGCTCGGTGCGCCAGTCACGATCGACACCGTCATGGTCGATCTCTATGACATCCTCGCGGCGAAGATCCTGCTGTTGACGGGCGGGATTTTACTCGTCACCCTCGTCGTCTGGGTGCATGCAGACGAAGCGCTCGGCGAGCTGAGCAAAGGCATCGGTCGGTTCGGCGCGATCGGGTCGGTCTGGCTGTGGACTGTCCGCGTGCCGGTCTTGATCGTGCTGATCGTCTCGTTGATCCTCGGCATCCAGGAGTACGCGACTTTCCTGACGGGAGACTTCGCCGAGTTCTTGGGAGAGTTCTAA
- a CDS encoding TSUP family transporter, whose translation MLSAFTPELIGVMAVVIVVAGAVNGLAGFGFALVGTMALATAIDPTTAVVFMIAPILGVNLSLLGDLSVEDVRTCGRRFWPLIGAALIGTLVGLVVLDRVPQGPLKLSLGVISLGFVLSAQQIVPIPGLDRAKEGCVVESTPGMLGVGAVSGLLFGGTNVGVQLVAYLRSCNLSHGLFVGVVAMVFLGLNGVRIGAAGLLGLYPSLGVAVASFVAVGPAVVGVAVGKRLRAVVGERGRGFIVRSLLTVIGLRLVSGGLGIA comes from the coding sequence ATGCTTTCGGCGTTCACGCCCGAACTGATCGGGGTCATGGCGGTTGTCATCGTCGTCGCTGGCGCAGTGAACGGCCTGGCTGGCTTCGGCTTCGCCCTCGTCGGGACGATGGCGCTGGCGACGGCCATCGATCCGACGACAGCCGTCGTGTTCATGATCGCGCCGATCCTGGGCGTGAACCTCTCGTTGCTGGGGGACCTCTCTGTCGAGGACGTGCGAACCTGTGGGCGTCGATTCTGGCCACTGATTGGCGCCGCGCTGATCGGGACACTGGTCGGATTGGTCGTCCTCGATCGCGTCCCACAAGGTCCACTGAAGCTCAGCTTGGGCGTCATCTCGCTGGGATTCGTCCTCAGCGCCCAGCAAATCGTCCCGATTCCGGGGCTCGACCGCGCCAAAGAAGGCTGTGTCGTCGAATCGACACCCGGCATGCTCGGTGTGGGTGCCGTCTCGGGACTCCTCTTTGGCGGCACGAACGTCGGCGTCCAGCTAGTGGCGTATCTCCGGAGTTGCAACCTCTCTCACGGGCTGTTCGTCGGGGTCGTGGCGATGGTCTTTCTGGGACTCAACGGCGTCCGGATCGGCGCAGCCGGCCTACTTGGACTCTATCCGAGCCTCGGAGTCGCCGTGGCCTCGTTCGTGGCGGTTGGCCCGGCTGTCGTCGGCGTCGCCGTCGGAAAGCGACTGCGCGCGGTCGTCGGCGAGCGCGGACGAGGGTTCATCGTCCGCAGTTTACTGACCGTGATCGGTCTCCGGCTCGTGAGTGGTGGGCTCGGGATCGCGTGA
- a CDS encoding DUF5784 family protein, producing the protein MATPLRFRRSDERWTGGRVRSDLYAALDANIGATMDTPWYRQPEGYDARRFDMDNGDVALFVWDDNRGYWMGNTETPRALWDTEKYTFTEVADPIAEWAERELLAHLHEEAPWLEAYPHISTFFLPVLLSKDGRHTTREFFYEHAAGFPHSSREAGLSYYEEFLATDPFDDRYVMAAKLGTAKQLDLTRMSAAMSEFTVAKLLLDAGYDVTPEIDVTTGHAIDFRADRDGTGHLVEVTRPLAPSDRSAGSAVKSIRETVQTKTSGQLQRHGGGVTLFVDCSSFDDGEWQALRADRPDVGHRPAVVFRVCPGEETAAYPIGSVPIDLPSSVTDA; encoded by the coding sequence GTGGCGACGCCCCTTCGATTCCGGCGTTCGGACGAACGCTGGACTGGCGGCCGTGTACGTTCGGACCTCTATGCCGCGCTCGATGCAAATATCGGCGCGACGATGGACACGCCGTGGTACCGCCAGCCGGAGGGCTACGACGCGCGCCGATTCGATATGGACAACGGCGACGTCGCGCTGTTCGTCTGGGACGACAACCGTGGGTACTGGATGGGTAACACGGAGACTCCCAGAGCCCTCTGGGACACCGAGAAGTACACCTTCACCGAAGTGGCCGACCCGATCGCCGAGTGGGCCGAGCGGGAACTCCTCGCTCATCTCCACGAGGAAGCTCCGTGGCTGGAAGCGTACCCGCACATCTCGACGTTTTTCCTGCCGGTCCTGCTCTCGAAAGATGGGCGACATACCACCCGGGAGTTCTTCTATGAACACGCCGCGGGCTTTCCCCATTCCTCGCGGGAGGCAGGCCTCTCTTATTACGAAGAGTTCCTCGCGACCGATCCGTTCGACGACCGGTACGTGATGGCAGCGAAACTCGGGACGGCCAAACAACTCGATCTGACGCGCATGAGCGCGGCGATGAGCGAGTTCACCGTCGCGAAACTGCTGCTCGACGCGGGGTACGACGTCACTCCCGAGATCGACGTGACGACGGGCCACGCGATCGACTTTCGGGCCGACCGTGACGGAACCGGGCATCTGGTCGAAGTGACGCGTCCGCTCGCGCCCAGCGACCGCAGCGCGGGATCGGCTGTGAAGTCGATCCGTGAGACCGTCCAGACAAAGACGTCCGGCCAGTTGCAGCGCCACGGTGGTGGTGTCACGCTGTTCGTCGATTGTTCGTCCTTCGACGATGGAGAGTGGCAGGCGCTCCGTGCGGACCGACCTGACGTCGGCCACCGTCCGGCGGTCGTCTTCCGTGTCTGTCCCGGCGAGGAGACAGCCGCCTATCCGATCGGGTCGGTCCCGATCGATCTCCCGTCGTCCGTCACAGACGCCTAA
- a CDS encoding SDR family oxidoreductase, whose product MGVEYDFRDRVVLVTGAGGALGSATAEAFLDAGATVAAADVIAPDDDAHMLASDSTRLSTHVVDFTDERAVESAIETVVETHGRLDALVAVAGTWRGGDPVEGTDIGTFELLFDVNVRTAFLATKHALPHLQDSEGSIVTVASRSSLEGGKGDALYRASKAAVRLLTESIAAENEGVVRANAIMPGVIDTPANRESMPDADFEAWTDPSEIAEVIQFLASDAATPTTGGAIPVSGDS is encoded by the coding sequence ATGGGAGTCGAATACGACTTTCGCGATCGAGTCGTTTTGGTCACGGGTGCGGGCGGCGCACTCGGGAGTGCCACCGCCGAGGCGTTCCTCGATGCCGGGGCGACGGTCGCCGCGGCAGACGTCATCGCCCCGGACGACGATGCCCACATGCTCGCCAGTGATTCGACGCGGCTCTCGACGCACGTGGTCGACTTCACCGACGAGCGGGCCGTCGAGTCGGCAATCGAGACGGTGGTCGAAACGCACGGTCGATTAGACGCCCTCGTCGCCGTCGCTGGTACCTGGCGCGGTGGCGATCCCGTCGAAGGGACCGACATCGGGACCTTCGAGTTGCTGTTCGACGTCAACGTCCGGACAGCCTTTCTCGCGACGAAACACGCCCTGCCACACCTCCAAGACAGCGAAGGCTCGATCGTCACTGTGGCCTCGCGCTCGTCGCTCGAAGGCGGGAAAGGCGATGCCCTCTATCGCGCTTCGAAAGCCGCCGTGCGGTTGCTAACCGAGTCGATCGCCGCCGAGAACGAGGGCGTCGTTCGGGCGAACGCGATCATGCCGGGCGTAATCGACACGCCAGCCAATCGAGAATCGATGCCTGATGCTGACTTCGAGGCGTGGACCGATCCCAGTGAGATCGCCGAGGTGATCCAATTCCTGGCTAGCGACGCCGCCACCCCGACCACCGGAGGGGCCATCCCGGTGTCCGGTGACTCCTGA
- a CDS encoding uracil-DNA glycosylase family protein translates to MTYVADEQSNPFGVEPDCDRFVPGFGDVEADFHVIGDHPGVHGGVTSGVPFTETDDAKAFQRALVRAGLLDKTGTPPTVDRTYFSYLHLCVPDRTPTEAEYDRYATFAEAEIRAITAHVLLPVGERATQWVFENMTTRSTDEIDMQALHATEVLGSGWLVYPVAEPATWTDDDGQQLSEALIELQERDYRREADLGRLVGGDDPYFVR, encoded by the coding sequence GTGACCTACGTCGCTGACGAACAATCGAATCCGTTCGGCGTCGAGCCCGATTGTGATCGGTTCGTTCCCGGCTTCGGTGACGTCGAAGCGGACTTTCACGTCATCGGTGATCATCCTGGCGTCCACGGCGGCGTCACCTCGGGCGTGCCGTTCACCGAAACTGACGATGCCAAGGCCTTCCAGCGGGCGCTGGTGCGAGCTGGGTTGCTGGACAAAACTGGGACGCCGCCGACGGTCGACCGGACGTATTTCTCGTATCTGCACCTGTGTGTCCCGGATCGGACGCCAACCGAGGCCGAGTACGACCGATATGCCACGTTCGCCGAGGCTGAGATCAGGGCTATCACCGCCCACGTCCTCCTCCCGGTCGGCGAGCGTGCGACCCAGTGGGTGTTCGAGAACATGACGACCAGATCGACCGACGAGATCGACATGCAGGCATTGCACGCCACCGAGGTCCTCGGTAGTGGGTGGCTCGTCTATCCCGTCGCCGAACCGGCGACGTGGACCGACGACGACGGGCAGCAACTCAGTGAGGCACTGATCGAGCTTCAGGAGCGCGATTATCGCCGTGAGGCTGATCTGGGCCGGCTGGTCGGCGGTGACGATCCTTATTTCGTTCGGTAG